One Heterodontus francisci isolate sHetFra1 chromosome 37, sHetFra1.hap1, whole genome shotgun sequence genomic window carries:
- the LOC137351900 gene encoding C-type natriuretic peptide-like — protein MSANTAYYWGLLLFFVIQVQARPKPQNSFQTLTKQLEGQVERNLSYEDLDNGAEETSPAGISLDLQNDQPELERSWDWNLQDLESRHRVPDGSLIRLLSDIANGPLRFKTRSKKGSTGGCFGVKLDRIGAMSDLGC, from the exons ATGAGCGCGAACACAGCTTACTACTGGGGACTCCTGCTATTCTTCGTTATCCAGGTCCAAGCCAGACCAAAACCACAGAACAGCTTCCAG ACTTTGACCAAACAATTAGAGGGGCAGGTTGAGCGCAATCTGTCCTATGAAGATTTAGACAACGGAGCAGAGGAGACATCTCCAGCTGGCATCTCTCTCGACCTGCAAAATGATCAGCCCGAGTTGGAACGTAGCTGGGACTGGAACTTGCAGGACCTCGAAAGCAGACACAGGGTTCCTGATGGCTCCTTGATACGACTCCTCAGTGACATCGCCAACGGTCCACTGAGATTCAAGACTCGAAGCAAGAAGGGGTCTACAGGAGGATGCTTTGGAGTGAAACTGGACAGAATTGGTGCAATGAGCGACCTGGGATGCTGA